The bacterium DNA window CGCTCATGGTCGGCGACCGGACGGACACGGACCTGGCTCCGGCGCTTTCCGCCGGGATGCGGGCGGCGCTCGTCCGCCGATTCCCCCGGCCGCTGCCGGGGTACGAGGAAATTAAGGGAAAGCTCTTCGCCGAGGTGGCCGACCTGGGAGAATTGGCCGACCGGCTGGGGTGCTGATTTAATTTTGGCGAATGGGCCGAAACGGGCGACCGTGGACGGTCGCCCCTACGGGTAAGATCAGCGTCGGGTGGCCGTAGGGGCGGGTGTCCACACCCGCCCGGCGTACCTGTCCCCTCTCCACTTTGGGGAGAGGGTTAGGGTGAGGGGCAGGTTTTAGAAATGCTAAAATACGTACGTACATAGAAGATTCAGTTTTACCTTTGTGGAGTAAAGTGGAAGGTAAGCACACAACCATCAGGGAGCTTGCTGAACGCCTTCGTTGGGATGACGAGCGGCTGCTTAATTACGTGCTAGGAGCACTCGTGAATGCGGGCATTGCACAGTCAAAGTACAATGCCTTTATTAGTTTTGCAGATAGAGAGCACCTGTTATCTCAGATTCAAGAGCTTCGTTCAAAGAGCCCGAAGACGAAGGCGAAGCTTCCGCTCTACGGCGTCCCCTTGGCGGTCAAGGACAACATCTGCTGGAAAGGCGCCCCGACCACCTGCGCCAGCAACATTCTCAAGAATTACCGCCCGACCTACACCGCCACGGTCGTTGAAAGGCTGGAAAAAGCCGGGGCCGTCGTCCTCGGCAAGACCAACCTTGACGAGTTCGCCTTCGGCAGCTCCAACGAGACCAGCGCCTTCGGACCGGTCACCCACCCCCGCGACCCGTCGCGCATCCCCGGCGGGTCCTCGGGTGGGAGCGCGGTGGCGGTGGCCTCGGGCTCCGTGCCGCTGGCCCTGGGGTCGGACACCGGCGGGAGCACGCGCCAGCCCGCGGCATTCTGCGGCGTATACGGCCTCAAGCCCACATACGGCCGCCTCTCCCGCCACGGCCTGGTGGCCTTCGCCAGCTCCATGGACCAGATCGGCATATTCGCGAAAAATCCCGACGATGTGCGGATGGCCTTCGACGCCTGCGCCGGGCCCGACCCTGCGGACGCGACCAGCGTTGCCCCCCCGAAGAAGCTCCCGGAGAAATTTGATCCGTGCACCGGCTTCACCGTGGGGTACGTCCGCGAGCACCGGGGGGCGGAAGGTGTCCAGCCGGAGGTCGCCGCCGCCTTCGACCGCCTTCTGGAAAAATTCGCCGGGATGGGCTGCCGCGTCGTCGAGGTCTCCCTCCCCTCCGGCGTCCACTCCATCGCCGTCTACGTCCTCACCGCCCTGGCCGAGGCCTCGGCCAATCTGGCCCGCTACGACGGGGTCAACTACGGCGTGCGGGTGGAGGAGATGCCGGACGACGTCGTTTTCGGCCCCCGCGCCGACCGCCTGCTCCGGATGTACGCCGCCACCCGGGGCCTGGGTTTCGGCGACGAGGTCAAGCGGCGCATCATGCTCGGCACCTTCGCCCTGGCCGAGGGGTACTACGACGCGTACTACCTGCGGGCCCAGCGCGTGCGGACCAAGATTCGCCGGGAGCTGGACGAGGCCTTCGCCCGTGTCGGTCTCATCGTCTCCCCCACCTTCCCCACCACCGCTTTCAAGCTGGGCGAAATTTCCGGCAAGCCGCTGGCGACCTTCCTGGGCGACATGTTCACCAACCCGGCGAACCTGGCGGGGCTGCCGGCGCTCTCCGTGCCGTGGGGCGAGGATTCCGGCGGCCTGCCCATCGGGATGCAGCTCATGGGGCCGGCGTTTTCCGAGGAGCGCCTCTTCACCGCCGCCGAGGCCCTGGCCGCCGTTAGCGGTTGAGGGTGCGGAAAAAGCAGGCTCCCCTCTCCCTTTTAGGGAGAAACTTGCCTACGGGTTAGGGTTAGGGTCGAGGTTGTGAACGTTAAAGCGGCGGGGATAGGAATCCCCGCCCTACGATTAGCGGATGGAGGTTGATGTCTTAAGGGTGGGTGTGGACCCGCCCCTACGTCATCGCATCGCGAGGCCCGGGGCAGGGTGAGGGCTGCCTTAGAAAAACGGGCTGACCTGAAGGTCGCCCCCTACATCATCGCAAAAAGACGGGCGGGCACGGAGGCCCGCCCCTACGTCATCGCATCGCGAGGCCTGGGGCAGGGTGAGGGCTGCCTTAGAAAAAACGGGCCGACCTAAAGGTCGGCCCCTACGTCATCGCACAAAGAAGGGCGGGCACAGAGGACTCGTCCTACGGCCCGCCCCTACGGAGATCGAGAGGCACGCCCTACTGCATCCCGTCTATCCACTTGGCCCAGGCGTCGCCGTCGTGGGAGTAAATCACCCCGGAGCCGTCTATGCAGTACACGATCCAGTAACCGTCGTTGGAGTCGTAGAAGCAGGACAGGCTGTACGGCCCCTCGCCGGCGCACTTCTCCCCCGCCGCCTCCCAGGTGTCGCCCTGGACGAAGAGCTGACCCACGGAGTTGAGGGCGTAGAAGAGGTAGGCGTTGTAGGTGGGGTCGAAGAAGCCGGAGATGTCGAAGGGCGCCTTACCGGGGACGTTCACGCCCTCGTCCGCCCAGTCATCTACCTGGGCTTTGAACACCCGGCCGGTGGAGTCTATGCACTTCAAAATCCACCGGTCGTCCGTGGTGTCGTGGAAGCCGGTGACGGCGTAAGGCCCCTTGCCCAGGCAGGGGGCGCCGTCCACGCTCCAGTTGTCGCCGTCGAAGTAGAAGAGCCCGCCGTCGGCCGACATGGCGTAGAAAACCGCCGCGTAGAGCTCGGAGTCGTAGAAGCAGGCGAGGGTGAAGGGTGGCACGCCGTACAGCTTGCCGCCCATCGCCGACCACTCCTCGCGTCCCGAGAGCCAGAGCTGGCCGTTGGAGTCTATGGCGGCCACCACCCAGTCGTCCGCGCCGGCGTCGTAGCAGGCGCCCAGGCTGTAAGGGGCCTTGCCCGGGCAGGGCACGCCGTCCTTCGCCCAGCCCTCCTGGGACGCGCTCCAGAGCTGGCCGCTGGAGTCTATCGCGAAGAGGTAGTAATCGTCGTTGACCGAGTCGAAGAAGGCGGCGAAGGAGAGCTCGGGCTTGCAGCCGACGATGAAGACCAGAACGACGAGGCCCGCGAAAATGAGCAGCTTCTTCACGTGTTTCATGGGGCGTCTCCGGCTTTGAGTTGAGTGATTTTCACTATAACCGAGACCCCCCGCCCGAGTCAATTCCGATGAACGGGGGGGCCGGTCCACCGGCGCGCGGTTCGGGGCCTGAAAAAGTGGAGAGGCCGAGCCTATCCCACCATGAGACTGCGTTTCCCGCGGGCCTTCTGTTTGATTGCACATGAAAAGGGGAGAGGCTCGGTTCTCCCTTCCGTGCAATAGCCTTACCGGCGGCAGCGACCGTCTCGATGAATGTAAAAGGGGAGAGGCCAAGCCTATCCCACCGTGAGGCCGCGTTTCCCGCGGGCCTTCTGTCTGATTGTACGTGAAAAGGGGAGAGGCCAAGCCTCCCCCCCGTGCGTTTGGTTTTGCGCTTCTTAGCGATCGTACCTGGACTCGCGCGGCTTTCTCTCGCTCGCTTCATCCACACGGATGGTCCGGCCGTCTAGCTCGGTACCATTCATCTCGGATACGGCCTTCCTTCCCGCCTCGTCGTCGGCAAAAGTCACAAACCCAAAGCCCCGGGACCGACCGGAATCACGCTCGGTGATTACCTTGGCCTCGACTACTTCACCGAAGCGTTTGAACGCATCGCGAAGCGTCTGATCAGTTGTGTCCCAGCTTAAGCTCCCTACGAACAACTTCACTCTCGAACCTACTTTCTTATAGCGCCACGTGGGCGCTCTACCTTGGAGGGATGCCCCTCCTCCCAAAGAACGGCGGAAGGCCGTCCCTCGTTACAACCCTGGCCTGGAAACGACCAGAGCGGGCGTATACTAGCATACACCAATCGCTTTGTAAACAAATAATTTTCGGGAGGGCGTTGGATTCCCCGGTCGGCCCCGTCCGGGCCCTTGACCCCCGGCCTTTTTATTTCGATAATCACCGCATGGTCTGGCCCTTCGTCATCGTCACGGTCGCGGCGCTCCTGGCGGTCTGGCTCGTGCCGGTGCGGGTTCCTCGCCGGGTCGGCCGGGAGGGCCTAGACGTCCCCGGCGCGGTCCGGGCCTACGACGCGATGAGCCGCACGCCGGGCTTTTGGTTGTTGCGGCGGCTGTTCATGCGTCGGCTGGGGCGCGAAAAACCGGAAGGGACGCTGGCGGACGTAGGCTGCGGGCCGGGTTACCTCTTACGGGCCGCGGCGAGGAGATTCCCGCTCCTCCGCCTGGTCGGGGTGGACATCGCCCAAGAGGCCCTGGCCGCCGCGCGGCGCAACCTGGATCCGGCGCGGGTCGAGCTCCTCCGGGGCGGTTCGAAAAAATTGCCCCTCCCCGACGGGTCCTGCGATTTTATCGTCAGCACCCTCTCGCTACACCACTGGTCGCGGCCGGGGGAAATATTTTCCGAGTTCCACCGGGTGCTGAAGCCTGGCGGTCGGTTCCTGGTCATGGACCTCCGGCGGGACGCCCGGGCGCCGGTCCACCTGTTCATCTGCCTGGTCACGGCCGTGGTGGTGCCGCGGGCGTTGCAGCGGATGCGGGAGCCACTGGGCTCCCTGCGGGCGAGCTACACCGTTGCCGAGGCGCGGGGGCTTCTCGCGGACACGCCCTTCGAGGCTTGCGGCGTCGAACGGGGTCCGTTCTGGATGTTTTTATGGGGTGAGAAGGCGGGGTCGCCTAGATAACGCCGCATGACGCGGTGAAAAAATCTACCGCCGCGACGGCGGTTTTTTGTCGGCATTTACGGATGGGGCGTTACTCGTGCGTGACCCTCGTAGGGGCCGGCCTTCAGGTCGGCCCGAAAAATGGGCGGGGTACGGAGCCCCCGCCCTGCGTTTAATGCTGCTTCGTAAGGCGGCAGCTCTGTATGCCGCCCGATGGAAGAGGGTTAGGGTGAGGGTAGGGGTGAGGGGTAAAACGGCGGGGACTAAAGTCCCCGCCCTACATTTTTTTCGGACGCGGGCGGGTAAGGAGCCCCCCCCCTACGCTAACCGTGAGATAGACCCGTAGGGGCGACCGTCCACGGTCGCCCGACCCACCCTTCACCCTAACCCGTAGGCGAGCCTCTCCCCAAAGGGGAGAGGGGACAACACATCCCCGCCTTACAGTTGCGCGCGACGCCGGGAAAATCACGGCGATAAAAAAGAGGACCGACTCGCGCCGGTCCTCCCCGTTACACGGAACGGACGCTAGTACTGCAGCGACCAATCATCGCCGGTGAACTGGTACACCTTGCCGTCGGCGTCAATGGCCATGACGTAGTAGGCGTCGGCA harbors:
- the gatA gene encoding Asp-tRNA(Asn)/Glu-tRNA(Gln) amidotransferase subunit GatA, with the translated sequence MNAGIAQSKYNAFISFADREHLLSQIQELRSKSPKTKAKLPLYGVPLAVKDNICWKGAPTTCASNILKNYRPTYTATVVERLEKAGAVVLGKTNLDEFAFGSSNETSAFGPVTHPRDPSRIPGGSSGGSAVAVASGSVPLALGSDTGGSTRQPAAFCGVYGLKPTYGRLSRHGLVAFASSMDQIGIFAKNPDDVRMAFDACAGPDPADATSVAPPKKLPEKFDPCTGFTVGYVREHRGAEGVQPEVAAAFDRLLEKFAGMGCRVVEVSLPSGVHSIAVYVLTALAEASANLARYDGVNYGVRVEEMPDDVVFGPRADRLLRMYAATRGLGFGDEVKRRIMLGTFALAEGYYDAYYLRAQRVRTKIRRELDEAFARVGLIVSPTFPTTAFKLGEISGKPLATFLGDMFTNPANLAGLPALSVPWGEDSGGLPIGMQLMGPAFSEERLFTAAEALAAVSG
- a CDS encoding RNA-binding protein: MKLFVGSLSWDTTDQTLRDAFKRFGEVVEAKVITERDSGRSRGFGFVTFADDEAGRKAVSEMNGTELDGRTIRVDEASERKPRESRYDR
- a CDS encoding class I SAM-dependent methyltransferase, producing MVWPFVIVTVAALLAVWLVPVRVPRRVGREGLDVPGAVRAYDAMSRTPGFWLLRRLFMRRLGREKPEGTLADVGCGPGYLLRAAARRFPLLRLVGVDIAQEALAAARRNLDPARVELLRGGSKKLPLPDGSCDFIVSTLSLHHWSRPGEIFSEFHRVLKPGGRFLVMDLRRDARAPVHLFICLVTAVVVPRALQRMREPLGSLRASYTVAEARGLLADTPFEACGVERGPFWMFLWGEKAGSPR